Within Mucilaginibacter inviolabilis, the genomic segment ATCCTGAATATGGTTTACTGAGCAGTATTGCCCCATCTCAAAAAATTAAAACAAGGCTCGGCCCTCCTACTCCCGATGATCTGGATGAACTGATAACCAAAGTTTGGAAAGAACCAGGATTTTTCTTGCTGCATCCACTGGCCATTGCGGCGTTTGGTCGCGAATGTACCCGCCGGGGCGTACCGCCGCCAACAGTATCGCTTTTTGGCTCGCAATTTATTACCTGGAGAGGTATACCGCTTATTCCATCTGATAAATTACCTATTGTCAATAATAAATCGAAGATCATTCTTCTACGTACTGGCGAAAGCAGGCAGGGTGTGGTAGGGCTTTACCAGCCAGGTCTTCCCGGAGAACAATCGCCCGGTTTATCCGTGCGTTTTATGGGTATCAACAATAAAGCCATCGCTTCTTATCTGGTTTCGCTTTATTGCTCCCTGGCTGTTTTAGTTGATGATGCCATTGCTGTTTTAGAAGATGTTGATTTAGGTAACTATCATGAGTATAAATATTAATCCAGACAATATACCCAGCGCACAGGAACTGGAACAGTTGGCCAATCAGCTTTTTAAAGCCGGTCCAACAGGTTTCTTCAGTCATTCTCCGGCATTTACCCCGCAAAGTCAGTCCCTTTTGGGCGAGCTGCCTGATATTAATTCCTTTGAAGCTCCTGCTGCCCCTAATCAATCTATTCCGCCCAGTACCATTGGTGGGGGCGGAATTTCGCCATCAGCCATAAACCAGGGAAATGCCGTAAATCTGAAAG encodes:
- a CDS encoding family 2A encapsulin nanocompartment shell protein, which encodes MPDQKPKQTALGDVAARQLAVATRTVPQLSTITPRWLTHLLNWIPVESGVYRLNKVVDANNVEVDCSSRDERELPSTFVDYEENPREYNLSAVNTVLDVHTRVSDLYSKPYNQISEQLRLTIEIVKERQESELINNPEYGLLSSIAPSQKIKTRLGPPTPDDLDELITKVWKEPGFFLLHPLAIAAFGRECTRRGVPPPTVSLFGSQFITWRGIPLIPSDKLPIVNNKSKIILLRTGESRQGVVGLYQPGLPGEQSPGLSVRFMGINNKAIASYLVSLYCSLAVLVDDAIAVLEDVDLGNYHEYKY